A single region of the Desulfovibrio sp. UIB00 genome encodes:
- a CDS encoding LysR family transcriptional regulator: protein MARPDLNLLLALDALLEEGSVNGAARRMNLSPPAMSRTLSRIRDALGDPVFIQVGRKLMPTPKALALREQVHMAVEQASLVFSSDAEIDLKSLERRFNVRATDEFVSMYLGHLLGIMATDMPRAMLRFSPEEDDVDEEALRSGRIDLFISGSRKLGPEIRVQSLFTTTYVGVARTNHPVFDDEITPECLTRWEHVNVSRRGKSVGPIDAALEEHGLRRHVALVVPNPYTALFALQDSDLLLILPKNLASSALAAGLRIRLFELPVPLETVLLMQAWHPRLENDPAHRWLRRTIHALCNGNAAQTARQAK, encoded by the coding sequence ATGGCACGTCCGGATCTTAATTTGCTTTTGGCTTTGGATGCATTGCTGGAAGAAGGCAGCGTCAATGGCGCTGCCAGGCGCATGAATTTGAGCCCCCCGGCGATGAGCCGCACCTTGAGCCGGATTCGGGATGCACTGGGCGACCCCGTATTTATCCAGGTCGGGAGAAAGCTCATGCCGACGCCTAAAGCACTCGCGCTGCGCGAGCAGGTGCACATGGCGGTCGAGCAGGCTTCGCTGGTTTTTTCATCCGATGCCGAGATCGACCTGAAATCACTGGAGAGGCGCTTTAATGTGCGTGCCACCGATGAGTTTGTGAGCATGTATCTGGGGCATCTGTTGGGTATTATGGCAACGGATATGCCCCGCGCCATGTTGCGCTTTTCGCCGGAAGAAGATGACGTGGACGAGGAGGCGCTGCGCAGTGGTCGCATTGATCTCTTCATCAGTGGCTCACGCAAGCTGGGGCCGGAGATTCGCGTGCAGTCGCTGTTTACTACGACGTACGTTGGCGTTGCCCGAACAAATCATCCGGTTTTTGACGACGAAATTACCCCCGAGTGCCTTACCCGCTGGGAGCATGTCAACGTTTCGCGGCGCGGAAAGTCCGTTGGCCCCATAGACGCAGCACTGGAAGAACATGGGTTACGCCGCCATGTTGCTCTGGTCGTGCCGAACCCGTACACGGCATTGTTCGCGCTGCAGGATTCTGACCTACTGCTGATTTTGCCCAAAAATCTGGCCAGCAGCGCGCTTGCCGCAGGCCTGCGCATCCGTCTGTTCGAACTGCCGGTTCCATTGGAAACCGTGCTGCTGATGCAGGCATGGCACCCTCGCCTGGAGAACGATCCTGCGCATCGGTGGCTGCGGCGTACAATCCATGCTCTCTGCAACGGCAATGCCGCGCAGACGGCCAGGCAAGCAAAATAG
- a CDS encoding efflux transporter outer membrane subunit — translation MYTARNHARLRICSAFLIAPLLLGLSGCLSVGPDYTKPTLNLPVNWVEANSALPGNSQDGLRMWWRSFNDPLLDRLVDQALERNQDIGIALARLRQARAERVQTASAFGPTVSGGGAGEARRTSEALTGQVGGESRTWLAGFDASWELDIFGGTRRAVEAADAGIEAVAEDHRALQVSLVAELVSNYAGLRATQLRLAIAHDNIRTLLESERLAEQAQRRGMGTLADVMQARAERKTAEAQPPLMEADIARFSHAIGVLAGGFPGDWRTALAEPSSTLPVPARLPLSLPSEVMRQRPDIRADERRLAAATAQIGVAEAERFPRFTIPLGISSTVSLIHDLFSSASTAWSVGGQVSQSIYDGGRARAGVKAAQANADAARLVYERDVRLALRDVEDALTALNSERLRQASLREAVIDSQKALEQSSLLYGRGLSAYMPVLVAQRTVNTARDALALSQWEELRGVIALYKSLGAGWSDDTSAAGADQKDAFKKSAAR, via the coding sequence ATGTACACAGCACGGAATCATGCGCGACTGCGTATTTGCAGCGCATTTCTGATCGCCCCGTTGTTGCTGGGTTTGTCTGGTTGCCTGTCCGTAGGCCCGGACTATACCAAACCCACATTGAACCTGCCTGTAAACTGGGTTGAGGCCAACAGTGCTTTGCCCGGCAACTCTCAGGATGGGCTGCGCATGTGGTGGCGGTCATTCAACGATCCGCTGCTCGACAGGTTGGTCGATCAGGCTCTGGAACGGAATCAGGACATTGGTATCGCTCTGGCCCGGTTACGTCAGGCGCGCGCGGAGCGGGTTCAGACTGCGTCAGCCTTTGGGCCGACGGTTTCCGGCGGCGGGGCTGGAGAGGCGCGGCGCACCAGCGAGGCCCTCACCGGGCAGGTCGGCGGCGAGTCGCGGACATGGCTTGCTGGCTTTGATGCCAGTTGGGAGCTGGACATCTTTGGTGGAACGCGCAGGGCGGTTGAAGCGGCAGATGCGGGCATCGAAGCGGTTGCCGAGGATCATCGCGCATTGCAGGTGAGCCTGGTTGCGGAACTTGTGTCCAACTACGCGGGCCTTCGTGCAACGCAGCTACGCCTGGCTATCGCCCATGACAACATCCGTACGCTGCTTGAGAGTGAGCGACTGGCTGAGCAGGCCCAACGAAGGGGCATGGGCACCCTGGCCGATGTGATGCAGGCGCGGGCAGAACGTAAAACAGCCGAGGCGCAGCCGCCGTTGATGGAGGCAGATATTGCCCGGTTCAGTCATGCCATTGGCGTACTGGCTGGCGGTTTTCCAGGTGATTGGCGCACCGCGCTGGCCGAGCCGTCTTCAACCTTGCCTGTGCCCGCTCGCCTGCCGCTTTCATTGCCGTCGGAGGTGATGCGCCAACGCCCTGACATAAGGGCTGATGAACGGCGTCTTGCCGCAGCAACCGCACAGATCGGCGTTGCTGAGGCCGAGCGTTTCCCCAGGTTTACTATCCCGTTAGGCATCAGCAGTACCGTCAGCCTCATCCACGACCTCTTTTCCAGTGCCAGCACGGCATGGTCGGTAGGGGGGCAGGTCAGCCAGTCCATCTACGATGGAGGGCGGGCACGCGCAGGCGTGAAGGCGGCGCAAGCCAACGCCGATGCGGCAAGGCTGGTGTATGAGCGAGACGTGAGGCTTGCGCTGCGGGATGTGGAAGATGCCTTGACAGCACTGAACAGTGAACGTCTGCGGCAGGCCTCACTAAGAGAGGCAGTTATTGACAGCCAGAAAGCCCTGGAACAATCGTCCCTGCTCTATGGCAGGGGGTTAAGCGCCTACATGCCGGTGCTTGTGGCGCAACGTACCGTTAATACTGCACGGGATGCCCTGGCCCTCAGCCAGTGGGAAGAACTGCGCGGCGTCATTGCCCTCTATAAATCATTGGGGGCAGGGTGGTCAGATGATACATCGGCAGCAGGAGCTGATCAAAAAGATGCGTTCAAAAAGTCAGCAGCCCGGTAG
- a CDS encoding helix-turn-helix domain-containing protein, which produces MTPLTESEKAQRPLDLLEAAEFLKVGRSTMLKLLTSGEVKAKKVGRQWRVTIAALNEYLEKADN; this is translated from the coding sequence GTGACCCCATTAACTGAAAGCGAAAAGGCGCAGCGCCCCCTTGATCTTCTGGAGGCGGCGGAGTTCCTAAAGGTCGGACGCTCCACCATGTTGAAACTCCTCACAAGCGGAGAGGTCAAAGCAAAGAAGGTGGGCCGTCAATGGCGCGTTACAATCGCCGCGCTTAACGAGTACTTGGAAAAGGCAGACAACTAA
- a CDS encoding AAA family ATPase, translating into MTTLDQSAIAKAQADFLAATPAKEEPQEQPEPAVDPYPLVSVGEVLKCPPLRWRVKGLIPARGIGQIYGASTAGKSFLSLDLAVHVARGRAWYEHKVNASFVALFSLEGQEGMRNRIAAYIDYFGEELPPNISIGTAPTTFYKPEDLEAIAASLPDGCLCIVDTQACASVGLDENRTDDMTLLIEGCKQLAARKDCFVLLVHHAGKDLTRGARGSSTQLPSWDCCIEATRNGQRREWKAVKVKDGGGEGEKHPFRLAVVDLGPDEDGDRITSCVALPDGEAVQDEKPLADNQRYTLDSLCAALEAAGADSVHLEDWRPIFYAGHTADKPDTKCRAFDRGRKELVSRGLIFVTNDYYSTKELAGHGQLPDIGRTCLAAQSTKQTDGHGQGSLDPVHLSGLGDGGLSHE; encoded by the coding sequence ATGACAACGCTTGATCAATCAGCAATTGCCAAGGCTCAAGCGGACTTTCTAGCTGCAACCCCGGCAAAGGAAGAACCGCAGGAACAGCCGGAACCCGCCGTTGACCCTTATCCGCTGGTTAGCGTGGGGGAGGTGCTTAAGTGCCCCCCGCTGCGCTGGCGCGTGAAGGGGTTAATTCCTGCGCGTGGTATCGGGCAAATATATGGGGCAAGTACAGCGGGAAAATCGTTTCTTAGCCTTGATCTTGCCGTACATGTAGCCCGTGGTCGTGCTTGGTATGAACATAAGGTCAACGCCTCATTCGTGGCCCTTTTTAGCCTTGAGGGCCAAGAAGGTATGCGCAACCGTATTGCCGCATATATCGACTATTTCGGCGAAGAATTGCCCCCGAACATAAGCATAGGAACCGCTCCCACCACGTTTTACAAGCCTGAAGATCTTGAAGCTATCGCGGCCAGCCTTCCCGATGGTTGTCTTTGCATTGTGGATACCCAAGCTTGCGCCAGCGTGGGACTCGATGAAAACCGGACTGACGATATGACCTTGCTTATCGAAGGCTGCAAACAGCTTGCCGCCCGCAAGGATTGTTTTGTTCTGCTTGTCCATCATGCGGGTAAAGACCTGACCCGTGGGGCGCGAGGCTCGTCAACGCAGTTACCAAGCTGGGACTGCTGTATTGAGGCCACCAGGAACGGCCAGCGCAGAGAATGGAAAGCCGTAAAAGTCAAAGATGGCGGCGGTGAAGGCGAAAAGCACCCATTCCGCTTGGCCGTGGTTGACCTTGGGCCAGATGAAGACGGCGACAGGATCACAAGCTGCGTGGCGTTGCCCGATGGGGAAGCCGTGCAGGACGAAAAGCCCTTGGCGGACAATCAGCGTTACACCCTGGATAGCCTTTGTGCTGCCCTTGAAGCGGCGGGGGCTGACTCTGTCCATTTGGAAGATTGGCGACCGATTTTTTATGCCGGACATACGGCGGACAAGCCGGACACGAAGTGCCGAGCCTTTGACCGTGGCAGGAAAGAATTGGTCAGTCGTGGGCTAATTTTTGTAACTAACGATTATTACAGCACAAAGGAATTAGCCGGACACGGACAATTGCCGGACATTGGCCGGACATGTCTTGCTGCCCAAAGCACCAAACAGACGGACGGACACGGACAGGGGTCTTTAGACCCTGTCCATCTGTCCGGCTTAGGTGATGGGGGGCTGTCCCATGAATAG
- a CDS encoding tyrosine-type recombinase/integrase: MASEWQKLDEGIRARVHPTRKHGVKSDLYFVLRFTVDGKKKQEALGWASEGWTLAKARAELAKLKEAARTGNGPATLQEKRAQAKAARDAEKSKPTIYVLWETYNEAHKGRASSYTDKSNIAPILARFAKATPDDIRTAHVDSMRRDLEGQGKSAQTVKHVMGLLRRIIRYGAQRGLCTVPDISKLHFDMPKVNNVKTECLTPEQAKALFDALDADPEQNLASLVRLALATGMRRGALLALQWDDLDFRTGHITLRGEVAKSGNTSQIPMTAAARVILEGIERTSSPYVFPGKKGGKRVEVRNFTDRIRKVAGLPADFRPLHGLRHTYASWLASSGKVDLFTLQKLMTHGSPQMTQRYAHLADEAMKRAASVIDECLDLAANAEPARPAGAKVTRFKND, translated from the coding sequence ATGGCAAGCGAATGGCAAAAGTTGGATGAAGGTATTAGGGCCAGGGTACACCCTACCCGCAAGCATGGCGTGAAGTCTGATCTCTATTTTGTTCTCCGCTTCACCGTGGACGGGAAAAAGAAGCAAGAGGCCTTGGGCTGGGCTTCTGAGGGATGGACGCTTGCAAAGGCGCGGGCAGAGCTTGCCAAGCTGAAAGAAGCAGCCAGGACGGGCAATGGCCCTGCCACCTTGCAGGAAAAGAGAGCACAAGCAAAAGCCGCGCGAGATGCAGAGAAGTCAAAGCCGACGATTTACGTTTTATGGGAAACGTACAACGAGGCACACAAAGGGCGGGCTAGCTCCTACACAGATAAATCAAATATCGCTCCAATATTGGCCCGCTTTGCCAAAGCAACACCTGATGATATTCGCACCGCGCATGTGGACTCTATGCGTAGAGATTTGGAGGGGCAAGGCAAGTCTGCCCAGACAGTCAAGCACGTCATGGGGCTTCTGCGCCGTATTATTCGTTATGGCGCGCAACGCGGGCTTTGCACTGTGCCGGATATTTCCAAACTTCATTTTGATATGCCCAAGGTCAATAACGTAAAAACAGAATGCCTGACCCCAGAGCAGGCAAAAGCCCTTTTTGATGCCTTGGATGCTGACCCAGAACAAAACCTCGCCTCACTGGTGCGCTTGGCTTTGGCAACAGGTATGCGCAGAGGCGCATTGCTGGCCTTACAATGGGATGATCTGGATTTTCGCACCGGGCATATTACCCTGCGGGGCGAAGTCGCAAAGTCTGGCAACACATCACAGATTCCCATGACCGCCGCAGCCCGTGTGATTCTGGAAGGGATAGAGCGCACGTCTAGCCCATACGTGTTCCCAGGCAAAAAGGGTGGCAAGCGGGTTGAAGTCCGTAATTTTACCGACAGGATACGTAAGGTCGCTGGCCTTCCAGCTGATTTTCGCCCCCTACATGGCCTGCGCCACACTTATGCCTCATGGCTTGCCAGTAGCGGCAAGGTGGACTTGTTCACCCTGCAAAAGCTCATGACGCACGGCAGCCCACAAATGACACAGAGATATGCGCACTTGGCAGACGAAGCCATGAAACGGGCGGCATCTGTCATTGACGAATGCCTTGATCTTGCGGCCAATGCGGAACCAGCCCGGCCTGCTGGTGCAAAGGTGACAAGGTTTAAGAACGACTGA
- a CDS encoding efflux RND transporter periplasmic adaptor subunit — MSNSLFPAKQIFRAGLTATVVILAWVLVSALWRAYVLAPWTRDGRVSAQIVRIAPEVSGTVLDVSVADDQFVKQGEVLYRIDPAHFALALAQAEAQLAAADVSLRQKMEDARRRRGMEDIVPAEEIQRANQTMAIAQAELRSAQVAVDRARLDMEHTVLRAPVDGYVTRLRLNKGDYAVTGQPNIALVDANSFRIIGYFEETKLHGIEPGASAQIRLMGFDEVIPGRVVSIGRGIADANQQADAQGLPSVAPSFSWVRLAQRIPVRVEFGQLPQNLVLAAGMTGSIEVAAPGGDRPPQGRLATLLQRWL, encoded by the coding sequence ATGTCTAACAGTTTGTTTCCGGCAAAACAGATATTCAGGGCAGGGCTCACAGCAACTGTCGTCATTCTTGCGTGGGTTCTGGTAAGCGCCCTCTGGCGTGCCTATGTCTTGGCCCCCTGGACACGCGATGGCCGCGTCAGTGCGCAAATCGTCCGCATAGCCCCGGAGGTGTCAGGTACGGTACTGGATGTCTCGGTGGCGGATGACCAGTTTGTGAAACAGGGGGAGGTGCTCTACCGCATAGACCCTGCCCATTTTGCTCTGGCTTTGGCTCAGGCCGAAGCCCAGCTGGCTGCGGCGGACGTGTCGCTGCGCCAGAAAATGGAAGACGCGAGGCGCCGCCGTGGTATGGAAGATATTGTGCCTGCAGAAGAAATCCAGCGTGCGAATCAGACAATGGCCATTGCCCAGGCCGAGCTGCGCAGTGCGCAGGTTGCTGTAGACAGGGCAAGGCTGGATATGGAGCACACCGTGCTGCGGGCTCCTGTGGATGGATATGTAACGCGCCTGCGGCTGAACAAGGGCGACTATGCGGTGACTGGTCAGCCAAATATCGCGCTGGTGGACGCAAACAGCTTCCGGATCATCGGCTATTTTGAAGAAACCAAATTGCACGGCATTGAGCCCGGCGCCTCTGCGCAGATCCGCCTGATGGGCTTTGATGAAGTGATTCCTGGCAGGGTGGTGAGTATCGGGCGGGGAATAGCCGATGCCAACCAACAGGCTGATGCGCAGGGTTTGCCAAGCGTTGCGCCAAGCTTCAGCTGGGTTCGCCTTGCGCAGCGCATTCCGGTTCGCGTCGAGTTTGGACAACTCCCTCAGAATCTTGTTTTGGCCGCAGGCATGACTGGCAGCATTGAGGTGGCTGCGCCGGGGGGCGACAGGCCACCCCAGGGCCGCCTCGCAACGCTTTTGCAACGTTGGCTGTAG
- a CDS encoding FUSC family protein, whose product MSYANVSSAPSGFFTSYLSQLRGWFFRWLPYFDLTTPRATYVVRSILAAGMALVVAYWLDLRAPYSAASSVLLVINPVQGAVIGKGVWRILGTLAGMLASFILMSLFGQSPWLFLFGFGLWMGVCVVGMTLLRHFRAYGATLAGYTVGMAAYGAMEHPELTFSQVMGRGASVSIGVVCLVCVSALFSNRSVQSRLEAQLHRLASATAGVLSKSHHATHSGEGPESKPLDADRRNLIIEAYSVDDLLALGKAESPDLAQRAGTVRQTMVSLFSALVGGMPPMREGSASLSALKALKPAWDLAWQQASQALAQEQGSIGLDRAVQILADMRARLTDTLSTTSLDEATEHAALMIAGDRLLEQLDDYIEALKGIERLHAPLPTAAQVSVPFYRDRMAAMQNGLRAMLTVLLGGAFWLATGWTYGNLMLAGLASGCALLSTAPNPALGAVEFIKGTVAAVVMAFFCTFIVLPYVEGLPLLLLVLGLFWLPGVYATSMPRHMAAGATYLVAFTTLAAPDNPMNYDFTLFLNSSVAWILAVFFTLVGFKVLLPRNLSRDVERLHLAIRDNALGAFRGKRTDAKIWQWSQQHRTAQLGALLRAQPEVMEREIANALDSIHLGREVLRLRNWLRHAPKDSELRRQLATAFRYMNRRVGEPKMAARHARRAARSLSQLSKTGSSATAEAQRLTVVLLDIAALLENRADYFSQHSGGRSDAE is encoded by the coding sequence ATGTCTTACGCGAATGTGTCTTCGGCACCTTCAGGCTTTTTTACCTCCTATCTTTCCCAGCTCCGGGGATGGTTTTTCCGCTGGCTGCCATATTTTGACCTGACCACGCCACGCGCAACCTACGTAGTGCGTTCGATTCTTGCCGCAGGCATGGCGCTTGTAGTTGCCTATTGGCTGGATCTGCGCGCGCCGTATTCAGCTGCATCCAGTGTGCTTCTTGTCATCAACCCGGTGCAGGGTGCTGTAATAGGAAAAGGCGTGTGGCGGATACTTGGCACGCTGGCCGGAATGCTGGCGTCCTTTATTCTGATGAGTTTATTTGGCCAGAGTCCCTGGCTGTTCCTGTTCGGCTTTGGCCTGTGGATGGGCGTTTGTGTGGTGGGGATGACGCTTCTGCGCCATTTTCGGGCGTATGGCGCAACCCTTGCGGGCTATACCGTGGGGATGGCGGCCTATGGAGCCATGGAACATCCGGAACTTACGTTTTCTCAGGTAATGGGGCGTGGGGCTTCCGTGTCGATCGGCGTGGTGTGCCTGGTGTGCGTGTCCGCACTCTTCAGCAACCGCAGTGTGCAAAGTCGTCTGGAAGCACAGCTGCATCGGTTGGCATCGGCGACCGCAGGTGTCCTCTCAAAGAGTCACCATGCGACACACAGTGGTGAAGGCCCGGAAAGCAAGCCTCTGGATGCGGACAGGCGCAATCTCATTATTGAAGCGTATAGCGTGGATGACCTGCTGGCGCTGGGCAAAGCCGAATCCCCCGACCTTGCCCAACGTGCCGGTACAGTTCGGCAGACAATGGTTTCCCTGTTTTCCGCATTGGTAGGCGGCATGCCCCCCATGCGCGAAGGCAGCGCAAGCCTGAGCGCCCTGAAAGCGCTCAAGCCTGCCTGGGATCTGGCATGGCAGCAAGCCAGTCAGGCACTGGCGCAAGAACAAGGCTCCATCGGGCTGGATCGTGCCGTTCAGATACTAGCAGATATGCGTGCTCGATTAACGGACACGCTTTCCACGACATCACTTGATGAAGCGACGGAGCATGCCGCACTGATGATCGCTGGAGACCGGCTGCTCGAACAGCTCGATGACTATATTGAAGCCCTTAAGGGCATTGAACGTTTACATGCTCCGCTGCCAACAGCGGCGCAAGTCTCCGTGCCGTTCTACCGGGACAGGATGGCAGCGATGCAGAACGGGCTGCGCGCCATGCTGACGGTGCTGCTGGGCGGCGCTTTCTGGCTAGCGACTGGCTGGACGTACGGAAACCTGATGCTGGCAGGCTTGGCATCGGGCTGCGCGCTGCTGTCAACGGCTCCCAATCCGGCTCTCGGCGCCGTTGAATTTATCAAGGGCACTGTGGCTGCCGTCGTAATGGCATTCTTCTGCACCTTTATAGTGCTTCCCTATGTTGAAGGGCTGCCGCTGTTGCTCCTGGTGCTGGGGCTCTTTTGGCTGCCGGGCGTGTACGCAACCTCCATGCCCCGCCATATGGCGGCCGGGGCCACCTATCTCGTGGCTTTCACCACGCTGGCCGCGCCAGACAACCCCATGAACTACGATTTTACGTTATTTCTCAACAGTTCCGTGGCCTGGATACTGGCGGTATTTTTTACGCTGGTGGGGTTCAAGGTGCTGTTGCCGCGCAATTTGTCGCGCGACGTCGAGCGTTTGCACCTTGCTATCCGCGATAATGCGCTTGGCGCCTTCAGAGGCAAACGGACGGATGCGAAAATCTGGCAATGGAGCCAGCAGCACCGCACGGCTCAGCTCGGTGCGCTGCTTAGAGCGCAACCGGAGGTGATGGAGCGAGAGATTGCCAATGCGCTGGACAGTATTCATCTGGGGCGGGAGGTTTTGCGCCTGCGCAACTGGCTGCGCCATGCGCCCAAAGATTCTGAATTGCGCCGCCAGCTCGCAACCGCTTTTCGCTACATGAACCGCCGGGTCGGAGAACCAAAAATGGCGGCCCGGCATGCCCGCCGCGCTGCAAGATCCTTGTCGCAATTGTCAAAGACCGGGAGCTCCGCCACAGCCGAAGCGCAACGATTGACGGTCGTGCTGCTTGATATTGCAGCGCTGCTTGAAAATCGCGCAGATTACTTTTCACAACATTCTGGAGGTCGTTCCGATGCTGAGTGA
- a CDS encoding ERCC4 domain-containing protein, translated as MRIVQDSREQAPYAFNAPKYAGVSVEVGTLQTGDYSLHGLTDRIALERKSLSDLCGTLTAGRERFKRECERGRGLEYFGLVIESSMDDVRRHNYRSAMTPQSLLQNLAAWSIRYGLHVHWCGSREGGEYMVHSLLEKFLKEQQTRLAALVRAHGEGTEGGEAA; from the coding sequence ATGCGCATAGTTCAAGACAGCCGAGAACAAGCCCCCTATGCCTTCAATGCCCCCAAGTATGCAGGGGTTAGCGTGGAAGTCGGCACTCTGCAAACTGGTGACTATTCCTTGCACGGCCTGACTGATCGCATTGCCCTTGAACGAAAGAGCCTTTCAGACCTGTGCGGAACACTCACGGCAGGACGGGAACGGTTTAAGCGCGAATGCGAGAGGGGCCGAGGGCTGGAATACTTCGGGCTAGTGATCGAGTCCTCAATGGACGATGTGCGCCGCCATAACTACCGCAGCGCCATGACCCCGCAAAGCCTGCTGCAAAACCTGGCCGCGTGGTCGATTCGGTACGGCCTGCATGTTCACTGGTGCGGGAGCCGTGAAGGTGGTGAGTACATGGTTCACAGCCTGCTAGAGAAGTTTTTGAAGGAACAGCAAACACGCCTAGCCGCGCTGGTTCGGGCGCATGGTGAAGGCACTGAGGGAGGTGAAGCCGCATGA
- a CDS encoding primase-helicase zinc-binding domain-containing protein — protein MNSILTFLTSAMKPKGPHEFAGACPQCGGEDRFIVWPDRPRGGAYLCRGCGSQGDGIQFMREFMGMSYPEACAALGLEQKHTTTSLLSARRTHVRPRPAHPLQMAHVPPKPEPGVLPCREWMSSAAAFLAECQRGLETIPEALLAICGRFLTPHTAQDCGIGWNPADRYILRESWDLPVVELAGGGKRDKLLLPRGLVIATRRKAGTVALTVRCADDRPESRPKYWQVQGSSNVPFVAGRAELPLLLVESALDAALVWQESFGKLAAVALMGNMKGLDSDTHAFIQAAPLLLACPDNDEGGQVAWQRWSAAYPQAILTPAVGAKDLGDMHRAALTWPINPDIPSVMEWVPDVLAFASRNSTTYALAA, from the coding sequence ATGAATAGTATTCTGACTTTTCTTACTTCTGCCATGAAGCCCAAGGGGCCGCACGAATTCGCCGGGGCATGCCCTCAGTGCGGCGGTGAAGATCGCTTTATTGTTTGGCCCGACAGGCCGCGCGGTGGAGCTTACCTTTGCCGTGGGTGCGGCTCTCAGGGTGACGGCATCCAGTTCATGCGCGAGTTTATGGGCATGAGCTACCCGGAAGCATGCGCAGCTTTGGGCCTTGAGCAGAAGCACACCACCACCAGCTTGCTTTCTGCCCGGCGCACACATGTCCGGCCCCGTCCGGCGCACCCGTTACAAATGGCCCATGTGCCGCCCAAGCCTGAGCCAGGCGTCTTGCCCTGCCGTGAATGGATGAGCAGCGCCGCCGCGTTTCTGGCTGAGTGCCAGCGTGGGCTTGAAACTATCCCCGAAGCTTTACTTGCCATCTGCGGGCGATTCCTGACCCCACACACCGCGCAAGATTGCGGCATCGGCTGGAACCCTGCTGATCGCTATATCCTGCGCGAATCGTGGGACTTGCCCGTTGTTGAGCTGGCTGGCGGTGGCAAGCGTGACAAACTTCTCTTGCCCCGTGGCCTTGTCATTGCCACACGCCGGAAGGCCGGAACCGTAGCCCTAACCGTGCGCTGTGCTGATGATCGCCCCGAAAGCCGCCCCAAATATTGGCAAGTGCAGGGAAGCAGCAACGTGCCGTTTGTCGCTGGTCGTGCCGAGCTTCCGCTGCTTCTGGTCGAATCCGCGCTTGATGCCGCCCTAGTCTGGCAAGAATCATTCGGGAAACTGGCCGCAGTGGCCCTTATGGGCAACATGAAGGGGCTGGACTCCGACACCCACGCTTTTATTCAGGCCGCGCCCTTGCTGCTGGCTTGCCCCGACAATGACGAAGGCGGGCAAGTCGCCTGGCAGAGATGGAGTGCAGCCTATCCGCAAGCAATCCTGACCCCTGCCGTGGGCGCAAAAGACTTGGGCGACATGCACCGGGCCGCGCTGACATGGCCCATTAATCCCGACATTCCCAGCGTCATGGAGTGGGTACCCGATGTTCTGGCCTTCGCTTCTCGCAACTCAACCACCTACGCGCTTGCCGCATAA
- a CDS encoding phosphoadenosine phosphosulfate reductase family protein — protein sequence MNQLERDALATIEKALAEHDSPAMFWSGGKDSIVALHLLRQVHSSPAVIFLGHIYGSSSWRWKWALQELTEQNLCAFFMPPTCFQLCQNGDDFLLLGAYAFNGQLLSTSAFLHSKDKRGDSGPFTCARHEILSAPLAPQGLKGAWNMFVTGQRSSDILKCAFTSDMNQGEPWQGESITPAGGGVRVTPLLHWQRSDVWDYIRRHGLRYQRERYEGGSEAMDFDSGQACWDCLDTRHTGQTVICPKTGQEMTASIPDGVYQASLESLTA from the coding sequence ATGAATCAGCTTGAACGTGATGCCCTGGCAACGATTGAAAAAGCCCTGGCAGAGCATGACAGCCCTGCAATGTTCTGGAGCGGGGGCAAAGACAGCATAGTTGCCCTTCACCTGCTGAGGCAAGTTCATTCTTCCCCTGCCGTGATCTTCCTGGGGCATATCTACGGCAGCTCGTCTTGGCGCTGGAAATGGGCTTTGCAGGAGCTTACAGAACAAAACTTATGCGCTTTCTTCATGCCGCCAACATGTTTTCAGCTTTGCCAGAACGGTGATGACTTCCTCTTGCTCGGCGCTTATGCCTTCAATGGGCAGCTTCTTTCAACAAGCGCATTCTTGCACTCAAAAGATAAGCGGGGTGATTCTGGCCCATTCACTTGCGCACGGCATGAAATCTTGTCGGCACCATTGGCCCCTCAAGGACTAAAAGGCGCGTGGAATATGTTCGTTACGGGTCAAAGGTCAAGTGACATTCTGAAATGCGCGTTTACGAGCGATATGAACCAAGGGGAGCCGTGGCAGGGTGAAAGCATTACTCCTGCTGGTGGCGGGGTGCGGGTTACTCCTCTCCTGCACTGGCAACGCTCGGACGTGTGGGACTACATACGGCGGCATGGGCTGAGGTATCAGCGTGAACGCTACGAGGGCGGTTCGGAGGCAATGGACTTTGACAGCGGGCAAGCCTGTTGGGACTGCCTCGACACCCGGCACACAGGACAAACGGTTATTTGTCCCAAGACCGGGCAGGAAATGACGGCAAGCATCCCTGACGGAGTGTATCAAGCCTCACTGGAAAGCCTGACCGCTTGA